A single window of Psychromonas ingrahamii 37 DNA harbors:
- a CDS encoding cold-shock protein, with amino-acid sequence MSNSTTGLVKWFDEAKGFGFLTQDNGGADVFCHFRAIASEGFKTLAEGQKVSFEVEQGQKGLQAGNVIAL; translated from the coding sequence ATGTCTAATTCAACTACCGGTTTAGTAAAATGGTTTGACGAAGCAAAAGGTTTCGGTTTTCTTACTCAAGATAACGGCGGAGCTGATGTATTTTGTCATTTCCGTGCAATTGCTTCTGAAGGCTTTAAAACATTGGCTGAAGGCCAAAAAGTTTCATTTGAAGTTGAGCAAGGCCAAAAAGGTCTGCAGGCTGGAAATGTAATCGCACTATAA